GGTTGGCGGCGCGGAAATCCGCCGTTACGCTGCCCGGAGTCCAAGATCGCGTCGAACGAAGGGAGCCGGCCGTGCGCGTCGCCGTCGTCTCCCGTCCGCGGTCCGAGGTGATCCTCGTGTCTTCGCGCTCCCGGTGCCTGCCGCGCGGCACGCACCGGACTCCGTGACGCGTCCTTTGTGGACCTGCGCGTCGCGGGGAATCGCGCCGCCCTGACCAGGATCGGCCACGAAGGACCGCGCCATGCGCACCCACGACCTGACCACCGTCCGCAACCTGGGCATCCTCGCCCACGTCGACGCGGGCAAGACCACCCTCACCGAACGCATCCTCCACCGCACCGGAACCACCCGCAAAACGGGCGAGGTCCACGACGGCACCACCGTCACCGACTTCGACCCGCAGGAACGCGACCGCGGCATCACGATCTTTTCCGCGGCCGTCAGCTGCGCGTGGGCCGGCCACCGGCTCACCCTCATCGACACCCCCGGGCACGTCGACTTCACCGCCGAAGTCGAGCGGGCGCTGCGGGTGCTGGACGGCGCCGTCGCCGTGTTCGACGGCGTCGCGGGCGTCGAGCCGCAGAGCGAAACCGTCTGGCGCCAAGCCGATCGCCACGGCGTGCCGCGCATCGCCTTCGTCAACAAGCTCGACCGCGCGGGCGCCGACCTCGACACGGCGGTGGCGTCGATCCGGGCGCGGCTGCACCCGGCGCCGCTGGTCGTGCAGCTGCCGATCGGGCGCGAGGACGGCTTCACCGGCGTCGTCGACCTGGTGCGCCCGCCGGTGGACGCCTCGGCCGAAGCGCGACGACGTCGTCGCGTGCTGGAGGAGGCCGTCGCCGAGCTGCATCCGCTGGCGCTGGAAGAGTTCTGCGCCACGGGGACGATCTCGGCGGAGACGCTGGAGAAGGCTCTGCGGGAGCTGACGCTCAGCGGCGACGGGCTCGTCGTCCTGTGCGGCGCGGCCTACCGCGACCGCGGGATCGAGGCGCTGCTCGACGCCGTCGTGGCCTACCTGCCTTCGCCGTCGGACGTTCCGCCGGTGCGCGCCGACCGGCCCGCCGACCCGGCGGCGCCGCTGGCCGCGCTGGTGTTCAAGGTCGTCGCGACGACCACCGGACGGCTGACGTACCTGCGGGTGTACTCGGGAACGCTGCGGAAGGGGGACCAGGTGCGGGACGTGGAGCGGATCGAGCGGATCGCGCGCGTCCTGCGCGTGCAGGCCGACCGGCACGAGCCGGTGGACAGTGCGGTCGCCGGCGACATCGTGGCGGTGGCCGGGCCGAAGGCGGCGCGCGTCGGCGCCACGCTGTGCGCGCCGGACGCCCCGGTGCTGCTGGAGCCGCCGCCGACGGCGGACCCGGTGGTCTCGGTGGCCGTCGAGGCCCGCCGGGCGGGCGACGGCGAGCGGCTGACGTCGGCGTTGGCGCGGCTCGTCGAGGAGGACCCGTCGCTGGTCGTGCGGCCCGATCCGGAGACCGGGCAGACCGTGCTGTCCGGCCTGGGCGAGCTGCACCTGGAGGTGGCGGTGGAGAAGCTGCGGCGCGACCGCGGGGTCGACGTCGCGGTCGGGCGGCCTTCGGTGGCCCACCGCGAGACCGTGGCCCGCGGGGTGTCCGGGCTGCTGTACCGGCACGTCAAGCAGGACGGCGGGGCGGGCCAGTTCGCCCACGTGGTCCTGGACGTCGCACCGGCTACCGAGGGGTTCGAGTTCGCCTCGGCGATCGTGGGCGGCCGGGTGCCGCGCGAGTACGTCCGCGCGGTCGAGGCCGGCTGCCGGGACGCGCTGGCCGACGGACCGCTCGGCGGGCACCCGGTGATGGGCCTGCGGGTGGTGCTGACCGACGGGACGACGCACCCGAAGGACTCGTCGGACCTGGCGTTCCGGACGGCGGGACGGCTCGGCCTGCGGGAAGCCTTGCGGGCGTGCGCCATGCGGCTGCTCGAACCGGTCGCCGAGGTGGTCGTGACGGTTCCGGCCGACGCGGTCGGCGGCGTGCTCGGCGACCTGGCCGCCCGCCGCGGCCGGGTGGCCGGCTCGGCGGTCCGCGGCGGCACGGCGCTGGTGACGGCGACGGTCCCGGTGGCGGAGCTGTTCGGCTACGCGAACCGGTTGCGCAGCCGCACCCAGGGCCGGGGCACGTTCACCGCCCGGCCCGCCGGGTACGCCCCGGTGCCGTAAGCGGTCGTGAGTGAGAAACAGGGTTCTAACGCTGTTTCTCACTCACGACCAGCCGCGGCTGACCTAGCTCCGGGGAGTGACTTCACGGCGGCGAGCAGCGCGTCGACGTCCGCTTCCGTCGTGTACGGCGCGATGCCCGCCCGTACCGCGCCCGTGTCGCCGAGGCCGAGGTGCCGCGAGCACTCGATCGCGTAGAAGCTCCCCGCCGGCGCGTTCACGCCCTGAGTCCCGAGGTGCTCGTACACCGCCTGCGACGCGACCCCGTCGACCGCGAACAGCGCCGTCGGCGTCCGGTGGCGCGAAGGGTCCCCGTACCGGGTCACGCCCGGGATCGCCGCCAACCCCGCGTCGAGCCGGGCGAGCAGGGTGTCTTCGTGGTCCGAAAGCGCCGTCAGCGAAGTGACCAGTCGCGAGCGGCGCGAGCCGGAGCCGGGCACGAGACCGGCGAGGAAGTCGATCGCCGCCGTCGTCCCGGCCAGGAGCTCGTACGGCAACGTCCCCAGCTCGAACCGCTCCGGGACGGCGTCGGTCGACGGCAGCAGCTTGTCCGGGTGCAGCGTCTCCAGCAACGACGGCGCCGCCACGACCAGCCCGAGGTGCGGCCCGAGGAATTTGTACGGCGAGCAGGCGTAGAAGTCGGCCCCGAGCGCCGTGACGTCGACCGGTGCGTGCGGCGTCAGGTGGACGCCGTCGACGTACAGCAGCGCGCCCGCCTCGTGCACCGCGGCCGCGATCGCCGGGATGTCCGGCCGGGTGCCGAGCAGGTTCGACGCCGCCGTCACCGCCACCAGCCGCGTCCGCGAAGACAGCAGCCCGGCGACCGCCGACGTCGCCAGGAGCCCGGTCGCCGGGTCGAAGTCCGCCCAGCGCACGGTCGCGCCGGCGGCCTCGGCGGCCTGGACCCACGGCCGGATGTTCGCGTCGTGGTCGAGGCGGGTGACGACGACCTCGTCGCCCGGGCCCCAGTTCTTCGCGAGCGCGCGGGAGAAGTCGTACGTCAGCTGCGTCATGCTGCGCCCGAACACCACCCCGGCCGGGTCCGCCGCGAGCAGGTCGGCGACGGCCTGGCGTGCCTCGGCGACCACGGCGCTCGCCCGGCGCTCGGCGGCCGTGACGACGCCGCGGTTGGAAATCCCGGAGCACAGCGTCCCCGCCACCGCCTCTCCGACGACATCGGGGACCTGCGAGCCACCCGGTCCGTCGAAGTGTGCGGCGGCGAGGGCGGGGAAGTGCTTGCGGATCGTCTGCACGTCGTAGCTCATGGCGTCAGCGTGCCAGGAAGTCAGGATCTCCGGAGGGGCGTGGCCGCGGTGACGGGCAGCTGGGGTGGGGCGGCCACCGGCAGCCGGACCGGTGCCGGGGGCCGCAGGTACCGGCGCAGCCGCTGCGTCGGCTTCTCGACGTAGTCCCAGGACAGCCGGCCGACGACGTAGGAGGCCGGCACGGCCAGCAGGATCAGCAGCCACACCTGCCGCACGCCGGCGAGGATGAGCAGCTGCTGGATCGGGAAGCCCCAGATGTAGGTGCCGTAGCTCCCGTAGACGTGCGGCCCGCCGGCCTCGAGCTTCCTCGGCCAGTGCATCGCGAGCGTGATCGCGCCGTAGGAAGCGCTGACCGCCAGCAGGTACCGGCTGGCCGGCGTCTGGCTGAGCGCCAGGTAGGCGGCGAACAGCACCACCGCCACCCACGGTCGCAGCGGGATCTTGTCCCGGAAGCCGTGCAGCACCATCCCGAGCGCGAACGGCACCAGGAACGACACGGTCGACCCGATCGGGACGAACAGCAGCGAACCGCCCGCGCCGTGATACTCGAACGTCGCGCGCAGCACGGTGTCGGCGTAGACCAGGCCGCCGAGGACGACGACCAATACCCAGCGAGTCGCGCCGGCCAGCACGACCAGGCCGGCGACGAGCACCAGGCCGTAGCCCAGCAGCTCCATCGGCAGCGTCCAGATAGCGCCGTTCACCGACCACGGGTACGGGTTGTCCGTGAACACCCCGGGCAGCACGTGCTGCAGGTAGAACAGCACGGTCGTGCCGACCAGGTAGCGCCACGTCTGCAGGTTCGTCCAGTAGTCGGACGCGGTCGTCACGAGCGGCCCGATGACGAACACGGTCACCAGCACCACGACCAGGAGCGGGGGCATGATCCGCAGCAGGCGCCGCGCGGAGAACCGCCACCACGACGGGTCGCGCGCCCAGCTGTCCTGGATCTGGTAGCCGCTCATCGCGAAGAACGCCATCAGCGCGATGTAGCCCGGCGACATGTGCCAGGACGCCGGGAAGATCGTCAGCCGCTGCGGGTGCAGCAGGGGCATGCTGTGATCGACGATGACGGTGATCGCGCCGATCATCCTCAGCCACGCGAAGCCGGTGTTGGGGTTGGCGTGAACTTTTGACGAGATCGGCACGGATCGGGATGTTAGCCCATCCGGCTTCCGCGCCTGGCCCGAACGGCGGAAATGCGCCGGGGCTTTCGGTCGAGCCGGCGGTCAGCGCCCGCGGTTGCGGGCGTGGTCGCGAGCCTGACGCTCGTTGCCGTGCTTGTAGTTGCCCGTCGCGCGGGCCATCAGCAGCTGCTGGTCGTCCCCGCGGTCCGCGGCGGCCAGGAAGCGGGCGGCGGCGGACCCGCGCAGCGTCCCGGCGGGACGGCCGTGGTGGGTGATCGTCACGGTGCCGTGTTCGTCGATGCGGTAGCTGAAGCCGGTCGGTGTCCCCATCCGCCCAGGCTGGCACGGCGGGCAAGCGGTTTTCCGGGTGCGGTCCGGGGGTTTCCCGGATGGCGTCCCCCCGCGGACCCGACAGAATGCGAGGGATGATCAGAGGGGTGCGGGCCAGGCTGGGGAACGCGTACGTGCTGCTGGGTGCCCAGGCGCTCGTGCTGGTGGCGCTGCTCGTGTCGTACAACGACGGCCGGTGGCGGTTCCCCGCGTACCGCGTCGACCTGGACGTCTACCGCCTGGGCTCGGCGGCCCTGCTGCGCGGCGACGCGCTGTACGGCACGCTGCCGCGCACCGGCGACGGCCAGTTCCTGCTGTTCACCTACCCGCCGTTCGCGGCGATCGTGCTGGCCCCGCTCGCGGTGCTGCCGTACTGGGCGGCGTGCCTGGTGGTCACCGTCGGCACCCTCGGGCTGCTCGCGCTGGTGCTGGTCACGGTGCTGCGCGCGCTGGGCGCGCGCAGCGACTGGCGCCGGGTCGGGGCGCTGCTGCTGGCCGCGGAGGTGCTCGAACCGGTCCTGCGCACGGTGTACGCGGGGCAGCTCGACCTGCTGCTGCTGGCTCTCGTGGTGCTCGACGTCCTGGTCGACACCCCGCGGTGGCCGCGCGGCCTGCTGATCGGTCTCGCCGCCGCGATCAAGCTGACCCCGGCGATCTTCCTGCTGTACCTCCTGCTCCGCCGCGACACGCGGGCGGCCGTCACCGGCGTCGTCACGTTCCTGGCCGCGACGGGGCTGGGCTTCCTGCTCGCCGGGACGGACTCGGTGCGGTACTGGACGAGCGCGCTCTGGGACACCGGCCGCGTCGGCGAGCCGACCTACGCCGGCGACCAGTCGCTGCTGGGGCTGCTCGCCCGGGCCGGGGTGCCGGCGGAGGCGCGGACGGCGTGGTGGCTGCCGCTGGTCGCGGTCGTGCTCGTGCTGACCGCGCTGGGCGTGCGGCGCGCGCTGGCCGCGGGGGAGACGGTCGTCGCGCTCGGCCTGAACGCCGTCGGCGGACTGCTCGTGTCGCCGATTTCGTGGACGCACCATTGGGTCTGGGCCGTGGTCGTGCTGCTCGGCTGGGCCGGGCTGGCCCGCCGCACCCGGCGGCGCGCGTTCGCCGCCGTCGCCGGGGCGGGCGCCGTGCTGTTCGTCTCCGGTCCGCAGTGGTGGTGGCCGCGCGGTGGTGAGGTGGAGCGCGACTGGAACTTCGCGCAGCAGCTGACCGGCAACGGCTATGTCCTTTTCGGACTCGCGATGCTGGTCACGGCGGTGCTCGTGCGGTTCCCCCGGTCGGCGGACGACCTCAGCGGCGCCGTGCCGGCCGCCGCCACAGCCAGCCCGCTCCCAGGATGAGCATCGCCGTGCCGAACGCCAGGTCCAGGCAGATCCCCGCGGTGTTCAGCGGCAGCGTGTCCGTGACCGCGCGAGGCAAGGGCAGCAGCCCGGCGAGGCCGATCACGGCGTAGCAAGCCCCGCCGATGACCAGGAACCGGGCGGCCGCGCGCGACGAACGCGTGCAGAACACCGCGGCGGCGCCGGTCAGCAGGTGCACCAGCGTCCACGCGCCCGACACCGCGAAAACCCCGAACAGGGCCCGCGAGGCCCCTTCGCCGACCGAGACCCCCGGCATCAGCTCGAGCGCGCCCAGGATCAGGAACAGCAGGCCGATCAGCATGCCCATGCCCTGGACGGGCTCGGGGCCCCGCTTCGGCGCGCGGGTCTCGGGGTCGGTGGCTGTCATGCTTCCCGGATTCCCCGCGCGCGTCCTTTTAATGCACCGTTTCCGGGGTAACCGGGAGGAAATCGGACCGAGGAGCCAGACGATGACCGAGTACCGCCACAGCGCGACCGCCGACATCCCCGCCGACGAGCTGTTCGCGTTTCTGAGCCACCCCGAGAACCTGCCGCGGTACTTCCCGCAGATGAAGGTCGCCGAGCCGAAGGGCGGCGACAGCGTGCACGTCGAGGCCGAGGTCCACGGCAAGCGCGTCGCCGGCGAGGCGTGGCTGCACACCGACACGGCGAACCGCTCGCTCTCCTGGGGTGCGGAGGGCCCCGACGACTACCACGGCGAACTCCGGATCGCCGAGGACGGCCCCGCGTCGTCGGAGATCACCGTGACGCTGCACAGCGTCCGCGAGGCCGGGAGCGGCGAGGTCCAGCAGGGCCTCGAGCAGACGGTGGCCGCGATGACGCACGCGGCGAGCGCCGACGCCGACGTCGAAGCGGCCGAAGGCGAGGGCGGCTGGACGTCCTACGACGCCAGCAAGGACTCGTCGAGCTGAGGCGGGAACGGCCCGTAGGCGTTGGTGCGCGCGCCGCGGGTGCGGAGCGCGGGGACGGCGAACAGGAGCCTGAGCAGGGCGGGTGGTGCGGCGCCGCGACCGCGGGCCCGCGCGGCGGCGGCCCGCTTCTCGACCCGCACCTGGTCGGCCTGGACGCGCTCGATCGCGCGGATCCGGTCGGCCTGGACGCCCGCGAGGACCTCGGGGCCTGCGTCGCCGCCGCGCAGCGCGGGGATCAGGCGGTTCGCCGCGGCGACGGCGTCCTGGACCGCCATGAGGATCCCGTTGCCGCCGACGGGGGAGATGACGTGCGCCGCGTCGCCGAGCAGCAGCAGGCCCGGGCGGTGCCAGCGCTCGACGCGGGAGATGTCCACCGAAAGCAAGGTCGTCTCGGCGAAGCCGGTGAGCAGGTGGGCGCGGTCGGCCAGCCACGGCACGCGTGCGCGGAGGAACGCCCGGATCGGCTCGACGCCGCGTTCGCGCAGCGCCGGGTACGCGCCCTTTTCGATGCTGTAGCCCACCTGCCAGTCGCGGACGCCGCCGAGGACGCCGACGTAGGCGTCGCGCCCGAAGTAAAGGTCGAGGTCGGCGTCGGGCGGGTCGCCGGGCGAGCGCGGGAGCCGGAACCAGAGCACGTCGGTGGTGGCGCCGAGCGGCTTCGCGTCGAGGCCCGCGAGGCGCCGCACAGTGGAGAAGCGCCCGTCCGCGCCGACGACCAGCGACGTCGTCAGCTCGCCGCCGCGGTACCGGACGCCGGTCACCTTGCCGCCGCCTTCGAGCAGGCCGGTGACCTTGGCGTTCGTCCGGAGCGTGAACGACGGCAGCGCGGCCGCCCGCGCGGCGAGGAAGTCGAGGAACCGCACCTGCGGCATCAGCGCGACGTACCCGAACGGCGTGTCGAGCCGGTCGTAGTCGGCGCAGCTGTAGACGCCGGACGGCGTGTGGAAGCGGAACGACCGCGCCTTGAAGTGGTCGAGCTCCAGCAGGTCCTGGGCGAGGCCGAGCCGGTCGAGCAGTTCGAGGGTGTAGGGGTGCAGCGAGTCGCCGCGGAAGTCGCGGTCGAAGTCGGAGCGCGCTTCGAGGACCGTGACTTCGATCCCGGCGCGGGCCAGGAGGTAGCCGAGCAGCAGCCCGCCGGGGCCGCCGCCCGCGACGGCGACGCTCACGCCGTCTCCAATCGGAAAACCGCCATCTCGGGCACGTGTTCGAGGATCTGGGCCGGGGTCGCGTCCTGCGGGACCGGGAACGCCCGGACGGCCCACGGCACCGACATGGCGGCGAGGTACGTCGCGACCACTCCGGCGGCCTCGTCGCCGTCGACGGTCTCGGCGCGGCAGTCCTGCCGTTCGCCGGCCGCGAGCAGCGCGCACTCCGGCGCGTCCAGGAGGTTCGCGACCCAGTCGCGGTCGCGCACGGGCGAGACGAGGTAGTGCCCGCCGTCCCGCGCGACGACGGCCAGCGGCACCCGTCGCGGCTCGCCGGTGCTGCGGCCGCGGGTCTCGACGACGCGCAGCGCGTACCCACCTTCGGGCGGCGCCTCGCCGGGGGTGTCGATCAGCTTGGCGGTCATTTCGGCGTTCATCGCTCGCACGTCCACCCGGTTCACGGTAGCAAAACTAGCTAGTTTGTCTAGCTAACCTAGAATGGGCGGGTGGAAGACAGCGTCGCGTTCCGGGTGAACCTCGCCCTCCGGGATCTGCTGGCGCTCGCCCACGACGTCCAGCTGGCCCTGGCCCGGCGCCTGAGCCTCGGCGCGACCGACGTGCAGGCCCTGCAGCACCTGGCCGCGGGCACACCGATGGGCACGGTCGACCTGGCGCACGCGCTCAAGATCCGCTCCGCGTCGGCGACGGTCCTGGTCGACCGCCTGGAGGCCGCCGGCCACGTCCGCCGCGACCGCCACCCCAGCGACGGCCGCCGGGTCACGCTGGTCATCGCGGACGCGGCCCGCACCGAGGTCCGCGCGGCGCTCGCCCCCTTGGTCGACGCGGTGACCCGGCTGACGGCGGAGCTGGAGCCGGGACAGGCCGAAGTGGTGGCGAAGTTTCTCGGGGACACCACGGAAGTGGTGCGCGCGTACGCTGCGGAGCCGCCCGAATCGGGTTAGCGTTCCGGCCATGCGAGACGAGCCCGCGCTCTGGCTGTTCGCCGACCAGCTCGGGCCGCACTTCCACCGCACCCCCGAGCACCGCGACCGCGACGTGCTGCTGATCCGCTCGGCCGCGGCCTTCGCCGGCAAGCCGTTCCACCGGCAGAAGCTGCACCTGGTCCAGGCCGCGCTGTACCGGCTCGCCGAAGACCTCGGTGACCGCGTCACCTTGGTCGACGCCCCGGACTACCGGACCGGCCTGCGCCGCTTCGGGCGGCCGGTCGTCGTGCACGAGCCGACGTCGCACGCCGCCGATGCTTTCGTCCGGCGGCTGCGCGACGAAGGCGTCGTCACGGACATCCTGCCGACGCCCGGCTTCGTGCTGTCCAAAGAGGACTTCAAGACCTGGGCCGACGGCCGCGCGCGGTTCGTCATGGAGGACTTCTACCGCGACCAGCGCCGGAAGTTCGGCGTGCTGCTCGAACCGGACGGCGGGCCCGCGGGCGGGCACTGGAACTACGACCACGACAACCGGCAGCCGCCGCCGAAGACCACCCGGCTCGACGTGGCCGCGCCCTGGCACCCGCGGGAAAACGAGATCGACGACCGCGTCCGCGCGGAGCTCGACGAAGCCGAGCGGGCGGGGAAGATCCACCCGGTCGGCGTCGACGGCCCGCGCCGGTTCGCCGTCGGTCACGACGAAGCGAGTCGCGCCCTGCGCCGGTTCCTCGAGCACCGCCTGCCCGTCTTCGGCCCGAACCAGGACGCGATGCTCACCCACGACTGGGCGATGGCGCACGCGCTGCTCTCGGTGCCGCTCAACCTCGGCCTGCTCGACCCCGTCGACGTCGTGCGGCGGGCCGAGGAGCGCTACCGGGCCGGCGAGGCGCCGCTGAGCAGCGTCGAAGGGTTCGTCCGGCAGGTGCTGGGCTGGCGCGAGTGGGTGTGGCACCTGTACTGGTACCAAGGGCCGGACTACTTGCGGCGCAACGCTTTGCGGGCGCACGGCGAGCTGCCGGACTGGTGGCGTTCCCTGGACGCGGACGCCGTCGAAGCGGCCTGCCTGCGCACCGCGCTCGCCGGGGTGCGCGACCGCGGCTACGCCCACCACATCGAGCGCCTGATGGTGCTCGGCAACCACGCGCTGCAGCGCGGGTACGACCCGGCCGAGCTGAACCGCTGGTTCGCCACCGCCTTCGTGGACGGGTTCGGGTGGGTGATGCCGGCGAACGTGATCGGCATGAGCCAGTACGCCGACGGCGGGATCGTCGGGACCAAGCCGTACGCGGCCGGCGGGGCCTACATCAACCGGATGAGTGACCATTGCCCCGGTTGTGTCTTCGACCCGAAGAAGCGGACCGGGCCGGACGCGTGCCCGTTCACCGCCGGCTATTGGGCGTTTCTCGACCGCAACGCCGGTCGGCTGCGGGACAACCACCGGATGCGGCAGCCGTTGCGGGGCCTGGAAAGGCTCGCGGACCGTGACGAGGTTGTCGCCCGTGAGGCTGACCGTCGCCACTTCTGATTTCACACCATTGTGTAGCTAGCCCGACGGGCTTCGCTCTTTTACGGTAATTGCCTCCCTTTCCCCGGCGAAGGCGATCCTCGTGCCCGACGCAGACCAGCGCGCTGGCGTGCTGTCCAAACGCGCTCTGGTGACCGCGTCCCACGCGGTCGAGCGCGCGGCCCTCGCCGAGGGGTCGGGCGCCGACACCGTGGTGTTCGCGCTGTTCCAGCGGCTGCCGTACTTCGAACGAGAACGCGACGTGTACGCGCGGATCGCCCGGAAGGCGGCCGTCACGGTCGTCGGCATGGTCGACTCCGGCCGGCCCGACCTCCCGCACGGCGTCACGCCGGTGCTGTTGCGGCCCGACGAGCCGATGGCGCGGGAGTGGTCGGTCGCGGTGCTGTCGCCGACGTTCGGGGCCTCGGTCGTCGCGCAGGACATGGACGAGGTCGACCCGAACGCGTCCTCGGTCGAGCGGGCGCGCCTGTTCCGCGGCCGCTGGGGCCTGCGCCGCGACGAGGCGTACGCGGAGGTCGTCCGGCTGCGTGACGCCATGGGCGACCGGCTGCCCCCGGCGGTCCGGCGGACGGTCGGCGAGGTCCTGGCCTCGGTGGAAACGCCCGCGGCGGTCGACATCGAGAGCCGCGCCGAGGCGGCACTGCGGCACGTCGCCTCCCGGCTGGACGACGCGCGCGCTTCGGCGCCGGCGGTCCCGGGCCCGGCCGTCGACCCGGACACCGGGCTGGAAACCTTGGCGGGCCTCACGCGGTGGCTCGGCGACGCGACCGACACGGTCCCGCTCGGGCTGGTCCTGGTCGCGGTCGACGACCTCACGGCGGTCGAACGGCGGTACGGCACCCGCATCCGGATGCACACCGAGCAGAACATCGCGGACCTGCTCCGCGCGGGACTGCGCCCGCTCGACCGCGCCGTCCGGCTCGGGCCGGGGGAGTTCCTGGTGGTCCAGCCGGCGGTGCCGGGCGCGGAGCTGACGTCCCGCAGCCGGCACCTGGAACGCCGCCTGGCGGCCCTGCACGCGACCTACCCGTTCGTGGACCTGCACCCCCGCACGACGACACTGCTGACCCGCCGGCGCCCGTTGCCGCTGCAGAAGCTGCGCGCCCAGCTGCGCGAGATCCCGGCGGTGACGCTGTGGCCGCCGAACCAGGGGTCGCTGCCGATCGCGCCGGAGCGGCAGGGCATGGCGGCGGGCGTCTGGTTCCGCTGACGGCGGCTTTCGTATAACGACCTATACGGACGCCGTGTGGACACCTCGACTTCCAGCCCGGCTGAGTGCCGAAACCACCGCAGCGACCGCGAAGAGTCCGCAAGCGACACCCGTCGCCACCTGTACCCCCGCGGTGCACGCCGCCCGCGCGGCCGCCGACAACCCCTCCGCCGCGAACTCCCGCGCCGCCGCCTCCGCCTGGACCGGACCCGCCGTCGCCAGCCGGGCCGCCTGGGCCGGCACTCCCGGCGGCACGACCAGCCGCGCCGCGTACACCGTCGCCGCCAGCGAACCGAACGCCGTCGTGCCCAGGCCCGCGCCCAGCTCGTACCCCGTCTTCTCCACCGCCGCCGCGCCGCCGGCGTGGCCGGGCGGAGCCGCCGACAGCAGCGTGTCCGTGCTCGACGTCAGCGCCAGCGCCATCCCGAACCCCGACCCGACCAGCGCCGCGCCCAGCCACCACGACGTCAACCCTCCCGCCGCCGGCACCGCCAGCGACGACCCCGCCACCGCGAACCCCGCGGTGCGAACCCGTGCGTTGCCGAACCGGCCGAGCAGCGCCGGCGCCGTCACGCTGCCCACCGCCGACGCGCCGAGCACCAGCAGCAGCCGCGCCGCCGCGGCCGTCGGCGACAGCCCCAGCACCACCTGCAGGTACTGCGCCAGCAGCACCCCGAGTCCCACCAGCGTGCTCATCACCAGCAGCACCCCGCCCACCGCGCCCGGCACGCCCGGGCGGCGGAACAGCGCCAGATCCAGCAACGGCGCCGCAGCGGAACGCTGGCGCAGCACGAACAGTCCTAACAGGACGCACCCGGCCACGCCGGCGAGAACGCCGCCGCCCGACGGTCCGGCGGCGAACGCGATCCCGAGCACGCCGCCCGCCGCGAGGACGGCGCTGAGCGCGTCCCACGGCCGTCGCCCGGGCGGCGACCGGGGCAGCCGGCGCAGCGCCGCGACCACCGCCACGAGAATCACCGGCGGGTTCACCAGGAACGTCGCCCGCCAGCCCCACGCCTCGACGAGTACGCCGCCGAGCACCGGCCCGAACACCGAGCCCGTCCCGGCGACGCCGCTGCAGACCGCGATCGCCGTGCGCCGCCGCCGCTGGTCGGGGAACAGCTCCCGCAGCAGCGACATCGTCACCGGCATGATCATCGCGCCACCGCAGCCGAGCGCCGCCCGGGCGGCGAGCAGCGCCGGGACATCCGGGGCGAACGCGCAGCCCAGCGACGCCGCGCCGAACACCGCGTAGCCGGTGACCAGCACGCGCCGTCGCCCGAAGCGGTCGCCGAGCGTGCCGAACGGCAGCAGCAGCGGCGCCGCCGTGAGCGGGTAGATCGCCACGATCCACACCTGGGCCGCCGAGCCCGGGCGCAGGTCCCGGACGAGGTCGGGGAGCGCGGCGTGCAGCACGGTCGCGTCCACG
The window above is part of the Amycolatopsis camponoti genome. Proteins encoded here:
- a CDS encoding FAD-dependent oxidoreductase; protein product: MSVAVAGGGPGGLLLGYLLARAGIEVTVLEARSDFDRDFRGDSLHPYTLELLDRLGLAQDLLELDHFKARSFRFHTPSGVYSCADYDRLDTPFGYVALMPQVRFLDFLAARAAALPSFTLRTNAKVTGLLEGGGKVTGVRYRGGELTTSLVVGADGRFSTVRRLAGLDAKPLGATTDVLWFRLPRSPGDPPDADLDLYFGRDAYVGVLGGVRDWQVGYSIEKGAYPALRERGVEPIRAFLRARVPWLADRAHLLTGFAETTLLSVDISRVERWHRPGLLLLGDAAHVISPVGGNGILMAVQDAVAAANRLIPALRGGDAGPEVLAGVQADRIRAIERVQADQVRVEKRAAAARARGRGAAPPALLRLLFAVPALRTRGARTNAYGPFPPQLDESLLAS
- a CDS encoding cryptochrome/photolyase family protein, which encodes MRDEPALWLFADQLGPHFHRTPEHRDRDVLLIRSAAAFAGKPFHRQKLHLVQAALYRLAEDLGDRVTLVDAPDYRTGLRRFGRPVVVHEPTSHAADAFVRRLRDEGVVTDILPTPGFVLSKEDFKTWADGRARFVMEDFYRDQRRKFGVLLEPDGGPAGGHWNYDHDNRQPPPKTTRLDVAAPWHPRENEIDDRVRAELDEAERAGKIHPVGVDGPRRFAVGHDEASRALRRFLEHRLPVFGPNQDAMLTHDWAMAHALLSVPLNLGLLDPVDVVRRAEERYRAGEAPLSSVEGFVRQVLGWREWVWHLYWYQGPDYLRRNALRAHGELPDWWRSLDADAVEAACLRTALAGVRDRGYAHHIERLMVLGNHALQRGYDPAELNRWFATAFVDGFGWVMPANVIGMSQYADGGIVGTKPYAAGGAYINRMSDHCPGCVFDPKKRTGPDACPFTAGYWAFLDRNAGRLRDNHRMRQPLRGLERLADRDEVVAREADRRHF
- a CDS encoding nitroreductase family deazaflavin-dependent oxidoreductase, with the translated sequence MDVRAMNAEMTAKLIDTPGEAPPEGGYALRVVETRGRSTGEPRRVPLAVVARDGGHYLVSPVRDRDWVANLLDAPECALLAAGERQDCRAETVDGDEAAGVVATYLAAMSVPWAVRAFPVPQDATPAQILEHVPEMAVFRLETA
- a CDS encoding MarR family winged helix-turn-helix transcriptional regulator, whose protein sequence is MEDSVAFRVNLALRDLLALAHDVQLALARRLSLGATDVQALQHLAAGTPMGTVDLAHALKIRSASATVLVDRLEAAGHVRRDRHPSDGRRVTLVIADAARTEVRAALAPLVDAVTRLTAELEPGQAEVVAKFLGDTTEVVRAYAAEPPESG
- a CDS encoding MFS transporter is translated as MRRSLLAVLGAGLFLVAVDATVLHAALPDLVRDLRPGSAAQVWIVAIYPLTAAPLLLPFGTLGDRFGRRRVLVTGYAVFGAASLGCAFAPDVPALLAARAALGCGGAMIMPVTMSLLRELFPDQRRRRTAIAVCSGVAGTGSVFGPVLGGVLVEAWGWRATFLVNPPVILVAVVAALRRLPRSPPGRRPWDALSAVLAAGGVLGIAFAAGPSGGGVLAGVAGCVLLGLFVLRQRSAAAPLLDLALFRRPGVPGAVGGVLLVMSTLVGLGVLLAQYLQVVLGLSPTAAAARLLLVLGASAVGSVTAPALLGRFGNARVRTAGFAVAGSSLAVPAAGGLTSWWLGAALVGSGFGMALALTSSTDTLLSAAPPGHAGGAAAVEKTGYELGAGLGTTAFGSLAATVYAARLVVPPGVPAQAARLATAGPVQAEAAAREFAAEGLSAAARAACTAGVQVATGVACGLFAVAAVVSALSRAGSRGVHTASV
- a CDS encoding DICT sensory domain-containing protein, which codes for MPDADQRAGVLSKRALVTASHAVERAALAEGSGADTVVFALFQRLPYFERERDVYARIARKAAVTVVGMVDSGRPDLPHGVTPVLLRPDEPMAREWSVAVLSPTFGASVVAQDMDEVDPNASSVERARLFRGRWGLRRDEAYAEVVRLRDAMGDRLPPAVRRTVGEVLASVETPAAVDIESRAEAALRHVASRLDDARASAPAVPGPAVDPDTGLETLAGLTRWLGDATDTVPLGLVLVAVDDLTAVERRYGTRIRMHTEQNIADLLRAGLRPLDRAVRLGPGEFLVVQPAVPGAELTSRSRHLERRLAALHATYPFVDLHPRTTTLLTRRRPLPLQKLRAQLREIPAVTLWPPNQGSLPIAPERQGMAAGVWFR